One Candidatus Thermoplasmatota archaeon DNA segment encodes these proteins:
- a CDS encoding PINc/VapC family ATPase yields the protein MPDPRPTFVPDTSVVVDGRITRMIQAAELRQCTILVHEAVVAELEFQANQGRDTGFTGLKELEKLQSLKGAAGIEVRYVGDRPGLSEVQLAGGGEIDAMIRDAARAHGGTLLTSDAVQSHVARALGIPVTYIRPIVEREQSVKELSELELLKYFDDTTMSVHLKQRCAPYAKKGKPGAFALTKLDDRLLDERTLNRVARECIEWARRDADSFVEIERHGATVVQVGPLRVAIARPPFSDGLEITAVRPIAKLTIEEYELSDELLSRLSDYRRGVFISGPPGSGKSTLAQAVAEYLRAEFNAIVKTLESPRDLQVSDEITQYAPLEGDMELSSDVLLLVRPDFVVYDEVRKTRDFEIFGDMRLAGVGLIGVTHANRAIDAVQRLIGRVELGMIPQVVDTVVHLEGGRVKEVLELAFTVKVPAGMQEADLARPVIEVRDFLRKRVTHEIYTYGEQVVVMPVKAGAGRERASAKDRLAEESLLRYFRHHVEGDVQVDMTDDRATVYVEEWEIPRVIGRQGRNVQRIEQELGVKVDVKPMAGRVDKGRRSAETTKRYAELTPELRKTKTSLVLVLEPAYAGQSVDVCVDGEVLFQATIGRKGEIKVSRESDLGRDVTEALREGRKVTCRV from the coding sequence CACGCGCATGATCCAGGCCGCCGAGCTGCGGCAGTGCACGATCCTCGTGCACGAGGCCGTCGTGGCCGAGCTCGAGTTCCAGGCGAACCAAGGTCGCGACACGGGCTTCACGGGGCTCAAGGAGCTGGAGAAGCTCCAGTCGCTCAAGGGCGCCGCGGGGATCGAGGTCCGCTACGTTGGCGACCGTCCCGGCCTCTCCGAGGTGCAGCTTGCCGGCGGCGGCGAGATCGACGCCATGATCCGCGACGCCGCGCGGGCCCACGGCGGCACCCTCCTCACAAGCGACGCGGTGCAAAGCCACGTGGCGCGCGCGCTTGGCATCCCCGTCACGTACATCCGGCCCATCGTCGAGCGCGAGCAGAGCGTGAAGGAGCTCTCGGAGCTTGAGCTGCTCAAGTACTTCGACGACACCACCATGAGCGTGCACCTCAAGCAGCGGTGCGCCCCCTACGCCAAGAAGGGCAAGCCCGGCGCGTTTGCGCTCACGAAGCTGGACGACCGCCTGCTCGACGAGCGAACGCTCAACCGCGTGGCGCGCGAGTGCATCGAGTGGGCCCGTCGCGACGCCGACAGCTTCGTCGAGATCGAGCGCCACGGCGCGACCGTCGTGCAGGTGGGCCCGCTGCGCGTCGCCATCGCGCGCCCGCCGTTCTCCGACGGCCTCGAGATCACCGCGGTGCGCCCCATCGCGAAGCTCACGATCGAGGAGTACGAGCTCTCGGACGAGCTCCTCTCGCGCCTCTCCGACTACCGGCGGGGCGTCTTCATCTCCGGCCCGCCGGGCTCGGGCAAGTCCACGCTTGCGCAGGCGGTGGCCGAGTACCTTCGCGCGGAGTTCAACGCGATCGTGAAGACCCTCGAGAGCCCGCGGGACCTCCAGGTCTCCGACGAGATCACCCAGTACGCCCCGTTGGAGGGCGACATGGAGCTCTCCAGCGACGTGCTGTTGCTCGTGCGCCCGGATTTCGTCGTGTACGACGAGGTCCGGAAGACGCGCGACTTCGAGATCTTCGGCGACATGCGCCTGGCCGGCGTGGGCCTCATCGGGGTGACGCACGCCAACCGCGCCATCGACGCCGTGCAGCGGCTCATCGGGCGCGTCGAGCTTGGCATGATCCCGCAGGTCGTGGACACGGTCGTGCACCTCGAGGGCGGCCGCGTGAAGGAAGTGCTCGAGCTTGCCTTCACGGTGAAGGTGCCCGCGGGAATGCAAGAGGCCGACCTTGCGCGACCGGTCATCGAGGTGCGTGATTTCCTCCGCAAGCGCGTCACGCACGAGATCTACACGTACGGCGAGCAGGTCGTCGTGATGCCCGTCAAGGCCGGCGCCGGCCGCGAGCGCGCAAGCGCGAAGGACCGGCTCGCGGAGGAGTCGCTCCTTCGCTACTTCCGCCACCACGTCGAAGGCGACGTGCAGGTGGACATGACCGACGATCGCGCCACGGTCTATGTGGAGGAGTGGGAGATCCCTCGCGTGATCGGCCGGCAGGGCCGGAACGTCCAGCGAATCGAGCAGGAGCTTGGCGTCAAGGTGGACGTGAAGCCCATGGCCGGCCGCGTCGACAAGGGGCGGCGCTCGGCCGAAACGACGAAGCGGTACGCGGAGCTCACGCCCGAGCTTCGCAAGACAAAGACGAGCCTCGTGCTCGTGCTCGAGCCCGCCTACGCCGGCCAGAGCGTCGACGTCTGCGTCGACGGCGAGGTGCTGTTCCAGGCCACGATCGGCCGCAAGGGGGAGATCAAGGTGTCGCGCGAGTCCGATCTGGGTCGGGACGTGACCGAGGCCCTTCGGGAAGGCCGCAAGGTCACCTGCCGGGTCTAG